The Acidimicrobiia bacterium DNA segment AGCGAGCGCAAGGCCGCGGCTGCGTCCCCCACGACGATTGCCGCGACCAAGACCGCGCCCGCCACGACCACGCCCACCAGTGCGCCGGGCGGATACCACGCGCCCAATACGGCCGTCGCGATCGCGAGACCCAGCAAAGGACGCCGCGCGTTTCCGATCACGCCTGGGAAGCGCCCGGCGCGCAGCACGAGCAAAGCGATGAACGGGGCGAACGCGAAGAGGACGAGCGGGCCGAGGCGTCCGCTGGCCACGGCGTTGCGCGGCATCGCACTCACGCCGTACGCGAGGGCGGCGATCCCGGCGCCACCGATACCTCCGTCGAACGCGCGTCCGATGCGATACGCCCCGAGCACGCCGACCGCGAAGGCACCCACCACAACGAGCGTCTGAGCAAAGCCGGTGGCGCCGAGGAACACCGTGCCGAGCCCGGCCATCATCGCCAGCACCGGCGGGGCCACGACGTCCGATCCGAGCCCCGTGTGCCGCCACGCCGACGTGAGCTCACCGCCCAAGGAGGCGACGTCGGGCCACCGCACCATCGTGCCCACCTGCGGCACACCATCGGTGAACAGGTCGCGCGAGCCCACCACCAGGAGCACGAAGAACGCGATGAGTGCGATCGCGGCCGGGTGGCGCATGAACTCCGCGAACGTGTCGAGCGCATCCCGACCCCGTTCGCCAATCGACTTCATGCGGACGTCGGCATGGTGCTGTGAGAGGAAGGCGCCGGCGCGAGCGCCCGCGCCCACCTGGAGCTCATAGAGATCTCGGTCGCGAACCCGCCGCAGCTCCTGGGCACGTCGACGTGCCGGACGCAGATGACCGAAGTGCAGCAGGTTCCAGACCCACGCGCCGAGCTCCGCAAATGCTCCGGCGCGTCGACTGGTCAAAGCGAACGCGATCGCCTCGACGAACGCGACCACGACGGCGGTGGGGACCACACGCAACAACGTCGCGGCCGAATAGCAGGTGAGGACGACGCGGACCCTTCTGCGCGCGAGCTCGCGTCGAGAGGGCTGGTCCCCCGCCGCGCGCTGTCCAGCGGCCTCACCGTGACGAGCCCGCGCGTCTGGCGCAACCATGACCCGCGCACCGGCGAGACGAGCGCGCCAGCACAGATCGAGGTCTTCTGATCCCGGGAACGTGTCGGGGTCGAAGCCTCCGAGCTCGTCGAAGAGATCGGCCCGCACGAGCATGGCGGCGCTCGACACGTAGAACACGTCACGCACGGCGTCGTGCTGCTCCTGGTCGATCTCGCCCGGTTCGATGCCGGTGTGCGTTCCACCGAGCCGGTCGATCGCGCACCCGACCGCGAGGATCACCTCCGGGTTGTCGACGGCCACGAGCTTCGGCCCGACGATCGCCGCGTTCGAGCGGTACGCCTCCTCCACCATCACCCGCACGGCGGTCGGGTCGAGCACCACGTCGTCGTGGCACACGAGGAAGAACGTCGCGCCCTGCACGGCGGCGAGCGCCTCGTTGGCTGCGCCACCAAAGCCAGGACTGCCGGTGACCCGGCGCACGAACGCGCCCGGCAGTGCGGCTCCCACCCTGGCCGTGGGGTCCTCGCCCGACCCGGCGTCGACGACGAGGACCGACAGCGCCGGGTAGTCCTGGGCCCCGAGCGCGGCGAGCGCGCGTTCGAGGAATGGGCCCGGGTTCCTGGTGACCACCACGACCACGACTGGCGGTGCGACCTCCTCGGGGATCTCCGTGGGCTCCGCCGTCGCCATCGGCCCGGAGGCTACCGGCGGGCTTCGGCATTGCCCGGCAAGGGAAACCGGCCGCCCGCGCGCCGCTTGTGACTGTGGGCACAAGCGCTTGCAATCGTTAGCATTTACGCGTACCGTAGTGAGCGGTCCGGGGCACCCAGTGATCCCTCTCCCCGACGCCTCGACCGACAGAGACGAAGCGAAGCCCTGGCCGGATGGCCGGGAGGGCGCAGCGGAGTCGACCAGACAAAAGGAGCAACTGATGCAGCAGCTGACCGAGACCGTGAAGCAGCGGGTGCGCGATGGCGCGTCGCTCGCCGTCGGCGTCGGCGTCCTTGGCTACCAGGCCGCCCGCACAGGCGCCGAAGAGGCCCAGAACCGCGTGAGCGCGTCGGTGAAGGACGCTCGTGGCGCGGCCGAGCAGGGCGCCCGCCGTGCGTGGGAGCAGATCGAGGTGCTCGGCACCGAGGTGCTCGAGCGCGTCGAGCCGGTGATCGCGCGGGTGTCTGACCGCGTCGAGCCGCTGATCGGCGACCTCGCCGTGCGCGTCGAGCCCTACGTGGATCGCATCCAGGCCCGCGCCCAGGCGCTGGCCCGTCGGCCCGTCACCGAGAGCAAGACCGAGACCCCGACGAGCGTCGACGCCTGACGCACGTCCGCACCATCTGAAGCGACCCCGAGGGGCATCCCCTCGGGGTCGTTTTCATCTCCATGTCTGTCGAACCGGCACCAAAGGGAGTAGCCCGTGCCGCGCCGGTAGCCTTCCGCGCATGTTGACCGCGTTGGCGGGGGGCGTCGGGGCGGCGCGCTTCCTCCGGGGGCTCGTCGCCGTCGTGCCACCCGAGCAGATCACTGCCATCGTGAACACCGGCGACGACGACGTCTTTCACAGCCTGCACGTGAGTCCCGATCTCGACAGCGTCACGTACACGCTCGCCGGCGCGAACAACACCGAGACCGGATGGGGACTCGAAGGGGAGACCTTCCACGCGATCGACGCGCTCGAGCGCTACGGCAGCCCGACGTGGTTTCGCCTCGGCGACCGCGACCTGGCGACCCACCTGTATCGGACCGAGCGCCTCCGCGCCGGCGCACCCTTGTCCGGCGTGACCGCCGAGATCGCGACCGCGTGGGGTGTGAGCACCCGGCTCCTGCCGATGACCGACGACCGCGTGGCCACACGGATCACCGCCGAGACGGCCGGTGGCATCGAAGAGCTCGCCATGCAGGACTGGTTCGTGCGGCACCGCGCCGAGGCGCCCGTCGTTGCCGTGCGGTTCGAGGGCGCCGAGCAGTCTCAGCCGGGCCCCGGCGTGATGGACGCGCTCGACCAGGCCGAGACGATCCTCGTGTGCCCGAGCAATCCCGTGATCTCGATCGGTCCGATCTTGGCCGTGCCCGGCATCCGCGAAGCGCTCGCCGCCCGGAGGGACCGGGTGGTGGGTGTCAGTCCGATCATCGGCGGTCGACCGGTGCGCGGCCCCGCCGACCGGCTGATGGGCCCGCTGGGCATCGAGGTGTCGTGCGTGGGAGTCGCGCGCTCGTATCGCGACTTCTGCTCGACCCTGGTCATCGACGCAGCCGATGCCGAGCACGCACCCGCCGTCGAGTCCCTGGGCGTGCGCGCGGTCGTGGCCGACACGCTGATGCGCAACGCCCGCGTCGCGGCGGCACTCGCCCGCGAGACGCTCGCTGCCGTGGCGTGACGATCACGGTCATCCCCATCCGGGGTGTGCCCGAAGTGCGCCCCGGTGACGAGCTGGCAACGTTGATCGCCGACGCCGCGGCGCAACAGGACACACCCCTCGCGGCCGGCGACTGTCTCGTGGTGACGCAGAAGGTCGTCTCGAAGGCCGAGGGTCGGTTGGTCGAGCTCGACCCTGACGATCGCGAGGCGCGAACCCGCCTGGTGGAGTCGGAATCGGTCCGGGTGCTCCGCCGGCGTGGCGATCTGGTCATCAGCGAGACACGTCACGGGTTTGTCTGCGCGAACGCCGGTGTCGACCTCTCGAACGTCGAGCACGGCCTCGCCGCGCTGCTCCCGATCGACCCCGATCGATCGGCCCGGCACGTACGGGATGCGCTCGGCGCTCGACACGGGGTCGAGGTGGCCGTGGTCGTGTCCGACACCTTCGGTCGCCCGTGGCGGATCGGCCTCACCGACGTGGCGATCGGCGTCGCGGGGATCGCCGCCGTGCTCGACCTCCGCGGCGCCCTCGACGCGCAGGGTCGGGAGCTCCAGGTGACCGAGGTGGCGCTCGCCGACGAGATCGCGGGTGCCGCCGAGCTCGTGATGGGCAAGGCCCAATCTGTGCCGGCGGCGATCGTCCGCGGTCTCGACTCGACGTGGCTCCGAGACAGCTCCGCGCGCGAGCTCGTGCGCAACCCCTCCGAAGACCTCTTCCGGTGAGCGAGCGTCCGCGACGCACGTATCGTGCGGCGCAGCGAGCGGTCGCCGAGGTAGAGAGGAGCGGCCCGGCCCGAAGGGCCGAGAGCGGGAAGAGTGAGAGCGTGACCGTTCCCGAGCTGCTCGTGGCGCGGCGTTCGATCCGCGCGTTCCGTGCTGAACCCGTAGCGCGTGACGTCCTGGACGCGCTCGTAGAAGCCGCGTGCCTCGCGCCAGCCCCGCACCACTCACGCCCGTGGCGATGGGTGGTCGTGGACAGTGCCGACGCCAAGCGCGACCTGGCCGACGGCATGGGCGCGAGGTGGCGTGAGGATCTGCGCGCCGACGGGCTCGATGACGACCGCATCGAAGAGCTCGTTGGCGCGTCGCACGAGCGCCTCACCCACTCGCCCGCATCGATCCTCGGCTGTCTCACCTGGGACGGCCTCGATCGCTATCCCGACGAGGCCCGCCAACGCGCGGAGTGGGGCATGGCGCTGCTCTCGCTCGGCGCCGCGGTTGAGAACCTCATGCTGGCTGCGGCCGACGCCGGGCTCGCGTCGTGCTGGGTGGCCGCCCCGATCTTCTGCCCCGAAACCGCGCGCGACGCGCTCGAGCTGCCCGACGACTGGCTCCCCCACGCACTCGTGCTCGTCGGCCATCCTGCCGAGGACTACCTGCCCCGCGCACGTCCACCCCTACCTCTCGGGGATCTGCGCTCGTTCCGCTAGTTCTCCCCTTGATTTCTGAACCAGTCGATGGATCGCTCGAGGCCCTCTTCCAGCGACGTGTACGGCTTCCAGCCGAGGTGGATCGCGGCCCGACCGGGGTCGAGCGCCGAGCGGTTCAGCTCTCCTGTGCGCAGCGGTCCGTAGCGAGCTGGCTCGGGATAGCCCGTCGCACGCGCCATGAGGTCGAAGAGCTGCTGCACGCTCGTCTCGACGCCGCTGCCGATGTTCACGATCAGCCCGCCACCCTTGTCGGCGGCGCGCGCGAAGGCGTCCACCACGTCGTCGACGAACACGAAGTCGCGCGTCTGCTCACCGTCGCCGTAGATCGTCGGGCGCACACTCGCCAGGAGCTTCCCTGCGAAGATCGCAACCACGCCGGCTTCTCCATGCGGGTCTTGGCGCGGCCCGAACACGTTCGCGAGCGCGAGTACCGAGTACTCCAGGCCGTGGATCTCGCGGTAGTAATGCAGGTAGTCGCCGACCGCCTTCTTCGACACGCCGTACGGCGACAGCGGCCGCTGCGGGTGCCCTTCCCGAGTGGGCGTCGCGTCGGGCACGCCGTACAACGTGCCGCCGGACCCTGCGAACACCACCTTGCGAGTGCCGGCCTCCAGCGCGGCATTGATCACGTTCAACGATCCGAGGATGTTCACCTCTGCGTCGAGCATCGGGTTCGAGACCGACACGCGCACGTCGGCTTGCGCGGCCAGATGGAACACGACCTCGGGCTTTCGATGCGCGATCAGCTCGCGCATGGCGTCGGACCGGACATCCAGACGCTGGAAGGTCATCTTCCGCTGACGCTGTGCGCGCGCGTCAGCCAGGTTGGCCAACGATCCTGTCGAGAGGTCGTCGACCACATCGACGTCGTACCCCTCCGCGAGCAGACGGTCCACGAGGGTCGACCCGATGAAGCCCGCGCCACCGGTGACGAGTACGCGCACCTCGACTCCTCAGCTCGCGGTCGCGACGGGGACGCGACCACCAACGAGGGTTGAGCCGGCGGA contains these protein-coding regions:
- a CDS encoding glycosyltransferase, which produces MATAEPTEIPEEVAPPVVVVVVTRNPGPFLERALAALGAQDYPALSVLVVDAGSGEDPTARVGAALPGAFVRRVTGSPGFGGAANEALAAVQGATFFLVCHDDVVLDPTAVRVMVEEAYRSNAAIVGPKLVAVDNPEVILAVGCAIDRLGGTHTGIEPGEIDQEQHDAVRDVFYVSSAAMLVRADLFDELGGFDPDTFPGSEDLDLCWRARLAGARVMVAPDARARHGEAAGQRAAGDQPSRRELARRRVRVVLTCYSAATLLRVVPTAVVVAFVEAIAFALTSRRAGAFAELGAWVWNLLHFGHLRPARRRAQELRRVRDRDLYELQVGAGARAGAFLSQHHADVRMKSIGERGRDALDTFAEFMRHPAAIALIAFFVLLVVGSRDLFTDGVPQVGTMVRWPDVASLGGELTSAWRHTGLGSDVVAPPVLAMMAGLGTVFLGATGFAQTLVVVGAFAVGVLGAYRIGRAFDGGIGGAGIAALAYGVSAMPRNAVASGRLGPLVLFAFAPFIALLVLRAGRFPGVIGNARRPLLGLAIATAVLGAWYPPGALVGVVVAGAVLVAAIVVGDAAAALRSLGAALIGVIGAAVLLIPWTGTLLDSSDDPGALGLGFRPDLSISAVLRFESGPNGAGVASWGVLAAAVAGMLIANGPRLAWVTRAWMMAIAGYAVAVIPAAVAPDSPTVVPEAGLALAALGIAIAAGLGITALGERLKQSRVGPAQAGGVIGALGLVLASFGFLGDVVDGRWRAPDSWAPVLSFTGDALDEGEFRILWVGAAEALPLDPMEVDATLSWSMTRNGPGDARELLRAPETSADRVIERALRSVRAGQTSRFGRMLAPSGIRYVALARRNGLDGERGPEPPGVAGALGNQLDLARLGSEPGLVLYENLAWVPARAIVAADNSDPVPIGGVDPLRSAVRVDLARARPVRGGSVKPGTLLLAEAYDDGWSARVDDTDLPHGRAFGYTNAFTHEARGGVSFRHSGQSRRYGLLLFQAALWVVALTWWAWGRRKLAKVRVRPHREERRERRRIQEEIDFGDADFWEGQ
- a CDS encoding nitroreductase family protein; translated protein: MTVPELLVARRSIRAFRAEPVARDVLDALVEAACLAPAPHHSRPWRWVVVDSADAKRDLADGMGARWREDLRADGLDDDRIEELVGASHERLTHSPASILGCLTWDGLDRYPDEARQRAEWGMALLSLGAAVENLMLAAADAGLASCWVAAPIFCPETARDALELPDDWLPHALVLVGHPAEDYLPRARPPLPLGDLRSFR
- the cofE gene encoding coenzyme F420-0:L-glutamate ligase; protein product: MTITVIPIRGVPEVRPGDELATLIADAAAQQDTPLAAGDCLVVTQKVVSKAEGRLVELDPDDREARTRLVESESVRVLRRRGDLVISETRHGFVCANAGVDLSNVEHGLAALLPIDPDRSARHVRDALGARHGVEVAVVVSDTFGRPWRIGLTDVAIGVAGIAAVLDLRGALDAQGRELQVTEVALADEIAGAAELVMGKAQSVPAAIVRGLDSTWLRDSSARELVRNPSEDLFR
- the cofD gene encoding 2-phospho-L-lactate transferase, translated to MLTALAGGVGAARFLRGLVAVVPPEQITAIVNTGDDDVFHSLHVSPDLDSVTYTLAGANNTETGWGLEGETFHAIDALERYGSPTWFRLGDRDLATHLYRTERLRAGAPLSGVTAEIATAWGVSTRLLPMTDDRVATRITAETAGGIEELAMQDWFVRHRAEAPVVAVRFEGAEQSQPGPGVMDALDQAETILVCPSNPVISIGPILAVPGIREALAARRDRVVGVSPIIGGRPVRGPADRLMGPLGIEVSCVGVARSYRDFCSTLVIDAADAEHAPAVESLGVRAVVADTLMRNARVAAALARETLAAVA
- a CDS encoding NAD-dependent epimerase/dehydratase family protein → MRVLVTGGAGFIGSTLVDRLLAEGYDVDVVDDLSTGSLANLADARAQRQRKMTFQRLDVRSDAMRELIAHRKPEVVFHLAAQADVRVSVSNPMLDAEVNILGSLNVINAALEAGTRKVVFAGSGGTLYGVPDATPTREGHPQRPLSPYGVSKKAVGDYLHYYREIHGLEYSVLALANVFGPRQDPHGEAGVVAIFAGKLLASVRPTIYGDGEQTRDFVFVDDVVDAFARAADKGGGLIVNIGSGVETSVQQLFDLMARATGYPEPARYGPLRTGELNRSALDPGRAAIHLGWKPYTSLEEGLERSIDWFRNQGEN